ttcttctgccgtgttttgatccaatctagcgtcggggctctgagcagccactttgagcagatgacatcgctaagacagcaggagctcaccgcagtcctgttgggctaccaaaagcagagtcaggcatcaggtaggtccagcataggcagagcttgtttgtcttgtgggctaaataaaatatcaattcttggtgtctgtgcatcttcgtccgtcctaacgagtctcttttgcacgtccctgtcgcaggctcaacctgtgggtccgacaccagcagcctcagtgtttggcttgaagagagctttggcaaattctctgtctacgtggactaccaagacctgcgtgcactcaacgaggcatttggaagtgtaaggggcccaccgtgccacttggttgttctggtgactgctttgagcatgcacattgtttctacagacgttgttgttttctcttctgcagttccaggcactggaccttctgagtgcctctcaagttgctcagctgaccctaacatctggagcgctgaacaatgcagatctgatcaccatggtctttgagcgtcttgacggcagcaatgctttccaggatgtggaccagttcttgacggttctcacccagacctcgcaggtacgttcccatccatgagatggcaagcgcgcagctgttccgctttgtttagaaaattgttaaaacaagatagcccgggacattttgtgttgtactctgaaatgggaatgttgcctttccttttgtttgaccatgattttagtacccgaccctgactgtagcccaacatagcccaagagtttctgttgcgtactcggtgatggaaacatttgcttttctctttgcttttcatcacctctaggttttgaacatcagccctgtggtgagagacatcatgatgaatggaaccttccaaatcatccgcctttatttcgccgagttcacgagctacgactggatttcctggttcacgctgaaactgagtccagtcctttccagcttgactgcagagatgctccagacagtaacatcatataccgactgcaacgcataccacatcatgtacgtaacgctttccatatgctagccagctctgcaatgttttcagttaactgcgtcatgcttagatttcttctgccgtgttttgatccaatcTAGCGTCGGGGCTCTGAGCAGCCACTTTGAGCAGATGACATCGCTAAGACAGCAGGAGCTCACCGCAGTCCTGTTGGGCTACCTAAAGCAGAGTCAGGCATCAGGTAGGTCCAGCATATTCAGCGCTTGTT
The genomic region above belongs to Danio rerio strain Tuebingen ecotype United States chromosome 21, GRCz12tu, whole genome shotgun sequence and contains:
- the LOC141380040 gene encoding uncharacterized protein, translated to MTSLRQQELTAVLLGYLKQSQASDDIAETAGAHRSPVGLPKAESGISVGALSSHFEQMTSLRQQELTAVLLGYLKQSQASGSTCGSDTSSLSVWLEESFGKFSVYVDYQDLRALNEAFGSFQALDLLSASQVAQLTLTSGALNNADLITMVFERLDGSNAFQDVDQFLTVLTQTSQVLNISPVVRDIMMNGTFQIIRLYFAEFTSYDWISWFTLKLSPVLSSLTAEMLQTVTSYTDCNAYHIMYVTLSIC